In Solidesulfovibrio fructosivorans JJ], a genomic segment contains:
- a CDS encoding DNA polymerase IV, with amino-acid sequence MATILHLDMDAFFASVEQHDDPALMGKPVIIGRDLRGVVSAASYEARTFGVHSAMPVAEAKRRCPHGVFLPGNRRRYAEVSRLVMATLQAVSPLVEPASIDEAYVDITGTETLFGPPETLGRRLKSMIREATGLNCSVGIAPVKFIAKIASDYDKPDGLTIVAPDQVSLFLADLPVGKIPGVGKRAQAALSRLGIRVVGEIPQYPPEFWQRHLGKWGLDLYARACGQGSDTVNPCREAKSVSAENTFSTDTADRARLAAWLLHQSERVGRELRRDNQSGRTITLKLKFNDFRQITRSRTLPDPTASDTVIYAVAKELLEAEPLPKPLRLIGVGVSNFGNEPRQLSLFEDPARQRREQGGKIDAALDAIRGKFGRDAIVRGRLFDFERE; translated from the coding sequence ATGGCGACCATCCTCCACCTCGACATGGACGCGTTTTTCGCCTCCGTCGAGCAGCACGACGACCCCGCGCTCATGGGCAAACCGGTCATCATCGGCCGGGACCTGCGAGGCGTGGTTTCGGCCGCCTCCTACGAAGCCCGCACGTTCGGCGTGCACTCGGCCATGCCCGTGGCCGAGGCCAAACGCCGCTGTCCCCACGGCGTGTTTTTGCCCGGCAACCGCCGCCGCTACGCCGAAGTCTCCCGCCTCGTCATGGCCACGCTCCAGGCCGTCTCCCCGCTGGTCGAACCCGCCTCCATCGACGAGGCCTACGTCGACATCACCGGCACCGAGACCCTTTTCGGCCCCCCGGAAACCCTCGGCCGCCGCCTCAAATCCATGATCCGCGAGGCCACCGGACTCAACTGTTCGGTCGGCATCGCGCCCGTCAAATTCATCGCCAAGATCGCCTCGGATTACGACAAGCCCGACGGCCTGACCATCGTCGCCCCGGACCAGGTTTCCCTGTTTCTGGCCGATCTCCCCGTGGGCAAGATTCCGGGTGTGGGCAAACGCGCCCAGGCCGCCCTTTCCCGCCTGGGCATCCGCGTCGTCGGGGAAATCCCGCAATATCCCCCGGAATTCTGGCAGCGCCACCTGGGCAAATGGGGCCTCGACCTCTACGCCCGGGCCTGCGGCCAGGGCAGCGACACCGTCAATCCGTGCCGCGAAGCCAAATCCGTCAGCGCCGAGAATACCTTTTCCACCGATACCGCCGACCGGGCCAGACTCGCCGCCTGGCTGCTCCACCAGTCCGAGCGCGTCGGCCGCGAACTGCGCCGGGACAACCAGTCCGGCCGCACCATCACCCTCAAGCTCAAATTCAACGATTTCCGCCAGATCACCCGCAGCCGCACCCTGCCCGACCCCACCGCGAGCGACACCGTCATCTACGCCGTGGCCAAGGAACTCCTCGAGGCCGAGCCCTTGCCCAAACCCCTGCGCCTCATCGGCGTCGGCGTCTCCAACTTCGGAAACGAACCGCGCCAGTTGAGCCTTTTCGAGGACCCGGCCCGGCAACGCCGTGAACAAGGCGGGAAGATCGACGCCGCCCTGGACGCCATTCGCGGCAAGTTCGGCCGCGACGCCATCGTGCGCGGCCGGCTGTTCGATTTCGAGCGGGAGTAG